A segment of the Corylus avellana chromosome ca2, CavTom2PMs-1.0 genome:
TCGAGCGATTATCGACATAAATTGGGGTTAAAGCACTCTCACCAATGAACACACCATTATGTGCAAAAGTGGATTTCCGTGACATTATAATTTTTGGTTATGCAGGACCAATAgactgaaaaaaaaagttatattcaATACAGCATGGTATACATGACTCAATGTATAAATGATCACTGCTTGAGTTTACTGCATCACAACATGGAGAAAATAATTCCCATTATCTTGGTCCACCGGTTGGtaaatttgacaaattttaCAAGAATGGATGAGACAATTACCATGCATGTTTTGTTTCACTGAAATAAGCTTCATTAACATAACAGCACTGagttctttgaagaagaagaaatttttttgctgTTTTCCATTTTAATCGTTTCCTCCcaatattttcttaaatatgAAGCTTGGAGTCGTTTTCATGTACTCTTTCAGCTTGGTTTAATGATATTTCCTTTTATCCATGAAGGGAAGAATAGAGACAAACTCCAATTCAAAATAGTGGGCAAAACATACCTTTTTACAGATTAACCTTAATAGGAGTAGAAAGTtcataatacaaatacaaatgcTTCATCAAACTGTGGATAACATACAAATTTGGTCGAAAGTCTTTAACACAACCAATTAGAGGTGAACCAAGTGGCAAAACTGGGATTCCCAAAACCCCCAGCCTCTCTCCTACAAGGGGAATTGGCCACAGAAGGGACCTGAGTATGGATGGCTACCATTTCAAATTTATAGCCAGGTCTAACAGAGCTTCTACTTGGCGTATGGTTTGTTGTTTCTCCTGTTTCTTCAACCTACTGGCAACAGATTCAGGATCAAGCCCCTGTGCATTCTGTGCTTCACTTTGTTCAAACTTTACCTCTTGTAGCAATGCATCAACCTCTCTAACAAAGTCTACCCTTAAAAGTGCATCATCAGCTTCAAGTGGAGGTCTAAGTGGCCCTTGATGctgtcaaaaaaaagaaaaagaagcaagcTGTTATGAAGCTAAATAAAACATAGTTTAATTTGATCATTAGGTCATATTCAATCTTGTTGACATATATCATCTGCTCTAAAGTTCAATGAAGCAATCCCTGGATGGTTAATCTTATCCTGAAACGGTACATAATCTCCCATTAGAAAAAATTCTACCATCTTGGATGTTGGGAGAACTGTGTTTTCCATTTTCTCCCCAATGGAAGAGAAATTCGTTTTTTCCCCCATTTTGTCTAGCTGTCTAGGAATTTTCTACATGTTATTCACAATCAATACCAACTCCTATAATATCTCAACCTATGCTTTCATGAAAGAAATAGTTGATGCATTTGTCCCTCGATGGAGAGATGGTTCTGGTTCTGACTTAAGAGGGACTGATGCCACTCCTGATTATTCAACACACATTTAAAGAGAGAATGGTTTTTTAGAATCACCAATATGTCAATGTATACCTCTAAAGAAAGATTTCTTTGGTATCAGCTAAAACAAAAGGCATCATAGAGTTGAGACGAAACCTAAGATCCACGCATTCaggaccaaaaagaaaaaggaacagCTGATTGTAAGATGTTAAAACAGATCCTTGAGTTCCAAAAGAAACATACTTGTTAGTTGTGTCTATCATGTAATTCAGCTAAAACCATAAGccattcaattttcatttttgcacttaaaaaaaaaaaaaaaaaaaaaagaagaagtcatTTTTGCAGTATACCTTATCAATGTCAAATCCTGCTGGAACAAGAATGCTAAATGGATCTTCTCTTGGAAAGGTATCAATCATGCGTTTTTTGCATTCTTTCAGCCAGCCTTCGTCATCAAACCCATCATGCATATTCAAAAGATCGTTGAGCAGTCTCATGGCAGGAGTGGCCTCCCTTTTCAAAATCTCAGTCTATATGAAGTAAAGTACAGATCTTGTGATTCATTTCCCCCCAAGAAAGGTATAGATGAAAGAAAActacaaaatgaaaagaaaggggCTAAAGGAATAATTATGGTGCAAGATGTGCTAGGCTGGAATAATTCTGTAAGGGTTTTAACTTCAAATCAGCATGATTTCAAACAAGATTTAATGAAGTTCAACATTTGGTTTCAACttcaaatatctcaaatttCAAGCCAGTCCACAAACTAATCCCAAGTAGCATAACAAAAATCTTGCAgaaaaagccaaacaaataAGGTTATTATTTCAACCAAGACCGATTGATGCATAACCAGATTAAGAAATGCAGTaaactacctttttttttaagagacaaAATGCTTTATAAATGAAGGCAGACATTCCCAAATCCCAGGTGCATGTTGGATGCAATGTGAATAAAGAATGAAGAACAAGGAGAGAATGACacataagcaaaacaacatgtTTTGAGATTCCGATGATACAAAATACTTGGAAAGCATTATTAAGAGAGGAGAAATATTATCAAGGTTTTAAAATTCAGCATTAGAAAGGTTAGaggaaaatttttaagaaagttTACAACAAGAATTgctttttagaatttttaaaagcTTATTTACAGCTAAATATTGTACGGAAGTAGAATTATTTTCTCAAGTTCTTGAGAAGTTTAGGAAGGTCCAAAGCCATTTGCATATTGAAACTCACAACTTTAGGCCTGGCAGCTCTTATATATGAAGAATAATGCACACCTCAACCCTTCTGTATAACAGATCAAGACTTCTTATAGCATCCTTTTCTTCCtggaaaaaatgaaagaaatatttGAATCAGCACTAGAGAGAGAGCACTATCAGAAATCCTATTGACCTCATACTATAGTAGAAAGATTTACAAggaagaaataaaaggaaaaggaaaatccATATACTGAAAAGAACAAAGGAGTTCCaaaatttttgctttaaaagaaaaatacaaagtaaGATGTCTCaggtaattttgtttattaGACATATATGATTACAGATATTTTGTTGGATATCAATATTCACACTGAAGGTTCAAtagtcttttgtttttctacttgCATGATACCTTGTTCTTTTGCAAGTGAGAGAAACTCCTAGAAGAAGACATTTAACTCCCTCTTTCTTAAAACAGTCATATTTAATACAATACAGAGTAACTTTTGTCGTGAGTCCTTAATATGGACGGCTTGCTCATAAGAAATAGCTGATGTCACCACCTTCTATATTTTAAAAGACTCAACTACTATTCTGTCTTCTATAGCACTTCTCACTTATTTGCTCTACCACATGAGGATTCTGGGACATTATTGTGATTTGGAAATTCCAGGCCCTTTTTTTCCGGATGAATAGAACTTCCAGATCTAATCAATGGTACAAAtcgttttcttcaaaattttgcgTAACCAGGTGTTTTTTTCCGGAGGAATAGAAATTCCAGGTCTAATCAATGATACAAatccttttcttcaaaattttgtgtAAAAGCTGACCTTCACAAAAATGCATTTGCATATTTATTTAGAAATCTTTGAGACTTATGAAACTAATGCTGGAAAGCAATAAACACTCCTATagataaagagaaatgttataacTGCAGCcgtcaaatttgaaaattaacagTGATGACAAACACTCACAGTGAAcattaaaaagtaaattcaCAAATAAAGAATGTATGGAGATAATTACACTACAACAACATTGCATTAGAAGAAAAGATATCAAGGAAATATTAAAGATAATAAAAGACCAACTTACATCACGTCGAGCAAGATCGCGGCGGTTCCATATGACCATTAGAACAAGCTCAGTGAGTTCTCCTTTCTCTGCAGCTTCCTCAATTTTCTGCATACAAGAAAGTTAAATGACACAAAGAATGCATGAGGATGGACAACATTGAAATGGGGTGTCTTTAATTAGAAGGCAGAAAATTTTACTTTGtaatgaaaagaaaagcagccaaaaaaaggaaaaaagaaagggctTTTCCTTTACAGAAGGATTTATATCAACTTGTAAAGCCTAAATCTCTTGACAGATTAAGCCATTCATGAGGTAATGGCTTTTGCTATTGTAATTTCTGATTACCTCTTCCACTTCTTCAGCAGCTAGGATGAAGCTTGCAACCAGTCTCCGTGCTTTTTTGACATCTTCTTCTGGATACCCCTTCAAGCGCATGCCAATTTCACGATACTCTTCGACCtttctttcctcttcttcctcttcatcttgaCGTCTTCGATGCAACTCCTTTGTCTTTTCACGTTGCCTGGCTTGCCATTCCTAACCTAAAGAAGGTTAATGCCAACTCCAAATAACGCATATTACAATGACCTCAACATAACAAAAATTTCAATCTAAGTTTTATATTCATGCTACAAATTGTTATATATAGAATGAACACTATTCAAATATTCATAAATCAGGACCCATGTGGTCCATAAATCAAGGCCAGATGATCCTAAATTGAGGATTACTCATAATTGAACAAAATATATCAAGAGTAAGGAAGCTTAACATTGGACTAAACAATACGataataagagtaataaaatGGGGAACACAAAATGAAATGATCTAGTTGATTTACTTCTAAGTAGTTGTTGCCATACTATCAAATACATCAAGCTTGAGTTTGAAGGACAAAGAAAGGTGAATAAtattcaaaatcaatttttcttaaCTCCTAAGAGTTGATCGTGAAAAGTGCTTCATCTTTTAACTTGGATGTCACTTGTAATTGCAGAAACATATAAACTCAGATTACGCAATTTATAAGCTGTAAAGGCATTATGTTAAGGTTGTTATGGAAGGCACTTCTAATTGACCACGAGAACAGTCTCAACTTAGGCTATTGTGATATTTTTCTTAGTTGCTGGGTGACCATTCATGATGTATAGCAAACAtacattaataaaatttaatcaatGTCAGACCTACTAAATTCTTCAACATTGCTAAGTGAAGTGCAACTGAATCCGGAGTAACTTGCTCAGTTTGTGATATCAATGTAATCCAACCCACAACTTTGCTTGTAGTCAGGACTAAGTTGACCACAATCAGTGGTCATTTAGTTATCTACTCAAAAACAAACCAATAGGGCCCATTACAATAATTTCCTTTAGCAAATGTATGCATAGAGGCTGCAATTAAACCTTTGATCGTACACTATATCTATGGACAAAAATACATATAACTAAATCTACAATAGACCCATCTCAGGAAACCGAGAAATTTGAACACCCTTTCAGCTGAATCCTCCAAAAGTAATGAATATCCGAAAATCGACAtagcaaaacaagaaaatgagaaacACCCAACTAAGCAAAAGTGCAAAGCATTTCATAGCTCATAACAACGGCTACATACATCATCATAATACTCCTTGGGAAGCCCATCTATGAGCGGCTCATCCTTACTCGTGCTCCTCCTCAGAACTGATTATCAAATCCACaacagaaaaagataaaaaaaaaaaaaataataataataataaaaaaaaaaagcttgtatAATTGGCAAAATCTGAACTTTAAAGGAGCAAAAGCCGTATTTGTGGTGGCGGGTACTAACCTGAGTGGGTTGAGTATTTAGGCTTGAAAGGAGACGGGTATGGAAATACTGGAAGCCTTGCAAGGACAACAGAGCGAGTTGATAATGGCGGTGGAGGTAGTAAGCACATTAGCTCCAGGACCCTTGCCTCCATTTTCTCCTGAGATACCTCCCAGAGAGAACTAATAGGATATTTATATTCATGTACTTTAACCCCTAAACTTTTATCCGATTTTACAAACTCTTTCTATGAcgtttcaaatctctcattttagatCCTTAAACTTTCGATTACTCTTAATTATAATCATTCTGttaattttaaccgttaaaaatataaaatatccttggtttttattttttaaaaaataaaaaaaatttgaaaattaaaattttatacaaaagtcaggagtataaatatcatgtaacgtttaaaatctgacgaaagggtccacattgagagtaattgaaaattcaaaaattcaaaatgagagatttagaaGTTTATGATGAATTTGTAAAATTGAGTGAAAGCTCAAATGACGAAAATGAAGTTtccttatatttttaataatgctTCATTTTAGCATGTACTTGGGCCTGACAACGACTGCGATTTGCCACTCACTTTGGGCTCCTCTCAGCGGATTTGGATCCCCCATTGATTTTTCTGGAAAATTTCAGTAGAgttcttaaaattttaactatcttttaattaaataatttatatttattatctcAGTATTTATCTCTCAACTCATATTTAATAACAAACAAATGTCTCACAGTccaaaagaaagcatttttctaaattattcTAGATATGCTTGAGTGAATCCAAATAGGGTCGTAAATGAATCGAATTATTTATAAACAATTTGAATCGACTTGTATAATCTTGATTTGAGTttagttcatttattaaacgaaTCAAGCTTGAACTTATCTCATTTATTAAAACGAGCTGAACATCTATAAACTCGGTTCAATTCGTATAAGCTCGTCTGAATTCATATtactttattttcattattttgtatagttttgtttttaactttataataaaaatatctctagtattttaaaagataaaaggaaattctctttttaatgtTATAGATATCACTTGAATTGTTGTGATTGTAAATCTTGATGTTATAAGTAGGGCTCGGTATCGATCTGGTTAATGGTCTTATCAGTTGgtaaccgataagctatcggttaaccaaatcctaaccgattaTCGACCGGTAAGAAATGTTACTgaaattatcggtcatatcggtaatcAGTTAACTGGTCAGTTAAATCGGCTTTTGGTGGGCTTTTAactggttgctaattgggctaaaaattaattgttttggaggcccaaatacgttttgttgggTTAAAGccaaaaataacttattaaaaattagttattttggggtatatttttggctaaaatagcttattgaagcttttttttattttttattttttatactgatccactacaatataaaataaaaaccaaaacgacgtcattttggtttcaataataaatataaaattataaaaaactaaaaattaaaaaatcttatcggtcatatcggtttttcgataacaaattattaattgaccgattaccgaccgataagcttatcggtataaaatttttaaccgattactgactgataactatcggttacggttactatcggttcggttaaattCGGTAATTAGTCGGTAATCAgtaaccggttaatctgcccacccctagttATAAGATATTGTAAAtagtacattaaaaaaaaaacaattatatgatttaTTACAAATCTAAGATTGGTGATATTaatttttagggataaatgcaaaaatgcaaaattagtctatgtagttggcctaatttacaaattactccatatggtctaaaaaataatttataggtccctagggtaagccaaaataacattttagtCATTGAACTCATTTTctgttaaatgacttaacagaaaccgttacattgccacatcacatccaataaaaataagacgcgtgatattttttatttatgcttttaaaaaatgacaaataagcttttccacgtcattttaaggctccaacacacactccacgtcaaattaaataaacataatccctctatatccctCGTgccgccgtcgtcttcatctttccCCAACAATTCTTGTCGTCgtattcatcttcatcttcatgccatcgtcttcatcttccccagcGATTCTTgccgccgtcgtcttcatcttccccaaatAAAATgacacacacagagagagagagagagagagagagaggaatagaTTGTTTCTAACGTCcagaaacaatttttgaagatgcttcaatgcccaaaaacaaatccgAATTTTCATAGAAAGACCGGCCAAAAATGCACTAATCCAAAAATGCAGATGCCCAAAAATCTTAAAGTAACTCACAAATCGAAGATCATACCCATcggaagatgaagacgatggACGGCAAGAAtcattggggaagatgaagatgacggTTGCACAGGGGATATAGAAtaattaggtttatttaatttgacgtgaaatgtgtgttggagcctcaaaatgacgtggaaaaacttatttgtcattttttataagcataaataaaaaagaacacgtcttatttttattgggtgtgatgtggcaatataacggtttccgttaagtcatttaacggaaaatgagtttagagagtaaaatgttattttagccTACCCTAGGGagctataaattattttttaaaccacatggagtgatttataaattgacagaaatttcctccaaactggtatggaggaaatatcctcaaacccatgtaaaatagtgccaagtgtctataaacatttaaaagatacattaaatttagtctaaattagtaaactgatATTAAtaaggttaagaatttaatgtgccttttaaatgttggacaaaattttcctccaaactgggttggaggaatttcctccaacatAATCTATAAAAGTTACATGTGttccttgaacatgtgagatgcacatgtttttttaatagtagggacaaaattagaataaattttattaaaaaaaatttgcatatcacatgttattaaaaaaaaatgacacatgacacttttatagactaggttgaaggaaattcctcaaacccaatttggaggaaaactttgtccttaaatgtttatagatacttgacactattttatatgggttagaggatatttcctccataccggtttggaagaaatttgtgtcatttataaattaggtcaaccacaaggaccaattttgcatttattcctaatttttatgagtttataaagaaaattaacttaTCTAATTAACTCGAATGATAAAATCTTagcaataattaaataaatatttattaatacagattttcaaaaatcaataaatataaacaatgACGATTACGTTGCAAAAGAAATGAATAAGTTAGTTGATCAACTCCAAAAGACAGGATAAATGGCTCCCAAAGGCAGCCTtcttaatgtttttatatatagagaTCTTCTGTGTACAGCTTTAATAAGAGCCATCCTACCTGCCTTGCTGGCCAAGATAACCAAAATAAGCATGAAAATTATAGAGGAGGAAATCTCTGTTCTTCTTTACAACCTCCATGAGAATTTACAAGAGCTATGATTGTACAGAAAGCTCTATAGTGTAATTAGATGAATTCTAATGAAGCCTCTACCTATAGTGTTAAAGATTACAGAACACACAAATTCAATCAGCAATTTTTTGGTTAAAACTCTCTTTCAATAATCAAATCAGCTGCTGCACCCATTGCACCTACCCCTCCAAGTCCCAGCAGTGCCAAAGCCAATTCTTCCTCATTCCACTGCCTTAATCCTTTACTCAGCCTCTTCAACACATCCACATCAACCTCCAGCACCCACATTGGGGTGCAACCCACCAACAAGCTCACAAACCCTGATACATATGCCTGCCAAGTGGCACAATCACAACCAAGAGATATCTTTCCATCTAGTGCTCTTGCAAGAAATTCTAAGTGGGCCCCAAGAATCCTTGGCCGTCGTTTTGATGCTGTCGATGCCGAGTCAACTCCCCAAGCAAATGTCCCACAAAGCAGCACAAAGTATGCAAGAGCATAACCCCCCAGCATAGAAATCATACCTCCAGATTCTTCAACTTCCTGCCCTAACACATGGACTGACAGAAACCAAGAAGGTAGGGTTTCTCTGATCAAAGATTGAACCAAACCTGATCCACCAGATATCCAAATCAATGAAGCCCCAAGTGAAGCCGCAAGCTTGACACGCACCATTGCTGCAGCAAGAGAAACCTGCCCATATCTCAAACCATACTTGGCCTTCTTCCATTTCTCCACTTTATCTTTAGGCAACCCATTACTTGAAATATCTCTAACAGAAAGCATTAGTAGAGAGACAATTTCTTCCGTCATGAACATAACGTCTCTGATAGACCGATGCACTCTTAGGTAAAGAATTCCAGGGGCTACTGGAGTGATCCCAGCAGAGAATTGGGAGCCAATGCCATGGCCAAGGAGGGCACCCACACCACCATTGCTGTAAATGTGGGAGGAACTTAGCCCAAGAGTGGATGTGAAGCAGGTTTTAAGAAGCTGTACCACAGCATCACTGTTATGGTGGAAAACAGTATGCGAAGCTGAGAACACAAGAAAATCACTCCAACGCTTTATCTTCTGGGCCCACAAAGAGGCTACGATGGGCATGCATGGCCAGGGGCAACTAGAAGCAAGGGAATTCAAGGCTGGGCCAATCATGGCGAGGAAGCGTTCAGTGACTTTGTcaaatttataagtaattgtGAGGCTTACTAGGGCAGCCAACGGTAAAGGAAGTGTAGCTGGAGAGCTCCCACCTGCAAAGAAAACAGTTAGCTCTAATGACGACAGATTGATTTGTCAAACCCCAAGTTTCTAGTCCAACATATGTTAAAATTACATGCAAGCTCAGAAAATTCCATATTCCTGCATCTTCACCATGAGAAGATCATTCTGCAACAATAATTATAGGGTTTACTTATATTACAATAATCTATTGATCTTCGATGAAGTGTTTTCCATATAATCAAATAGATTTACAcaatatatgatatataatttGGTTCAGAGTCCACCGTCCCAACTTTTGCTGAAAAGTCACTTAGGATAGGATATTTGATCTTTGCAGTGGAGGCAGAGTGAATGGagatttttcatttgttaaatAACACATATTCAACAACCCAAAATGACAATGCATTATCTAGAGAATACAAGGAATTACCTACGGCAAGGCTTGGGACATCAACACCAGTGGCagctaatattttcttaatctGTTGCTCAACAATGGATAAGTTTGCAGCTGGGCTTGGCCAATCAGTTCCATTCATAAAAGCTGGCTTCCATATGCCTCGTGTTACTTCGGCGGAAAGGTAGCTTAGAATGGTAGCCAAAGTTGCCGGAAGAAAATCAGCAAGATCTTTGACTCCTGGGATGAAGAGCGTCAAGTCTTGAGGAATTCAATCAACAATCTAACAACAGAACATaatctttttctaaaagttcAAAGAGAAGACACGACTAGGAAATCAATCGTTCAGTCATTCCCAAAAgtccttttctatttttggaaaGGGCCatacatttcttttttgttaggTAAAGGGAGGAtcgtaaattttttattgaaccGCAAAGATATACAGAAACACCAACTTTAGCGAATTCACCACATATTTCGTCACGAGTGTGACCAGACTTCTGTGATAAATGCATATTAAAAATtctaaggaaaaagaaattgtgATAATAAAATAAGGTTCAACTTGCTCACACATCCAGGGTCAGTGCTTTGcctgttttctttaaaattctTGTTCTTATGATTTGATAACCTTTAAAGCATGaagattaataaaatttgaattctaGAGATTCTAAGAAAACTGGATATACCTGTAGCAAGTTCACGGGGAGAGAGTCTTCCATGGGCACAGGCCGTAAGAGCAGCATCAAGCACAAAGGGAGTAGCCTCCAGGATATCCCATGCAGGCACTTTGAGTCTAACAGAGGAATCCAGAGCCCCAGATCCTGAGGAATTAGTGGTTCCTGAAGTTTGAGTTAAAGGCTGACCgcctctatttatttttctgaacATCATATCGAGGAGTGTATCAACAATCTGATGAACAGGGGTCCCAGGTACAAGACCAGAGAGGATGGAAGCCATACATTCTTGATGCTGCCGGTACCAGAGTTTTAAGTTTGGAAAGGAATCAATAAATATAGGTTCTCTAGAAAAACTTAAGAATCTGGAAAGTCTTCTGCTTTTCATCTGATCCTTAGGTAATCTTCCAAAGGATGATAATTGTGAGTTCCGAACCAATAAGAGGTATTCAGGACTTAGCTGGGAAGCAATTGGCGGTGCATCTCCCATCACATGCTCAACAGGTGGCTGATCAAACCTCCATAACTTCAGCAGAAGTGTAAATGCATTGCAGAACACTGCATGACAAGAGAGTTCCTCCCCTGTTGTGAGAGCCCATGACACATTGGGTATACAAGACCCAAAAACCTCACAGATGGGCATCAATGCACCTGCAAGCAATGGAACCTGGCAATGAATGGAAAACAATATCAGTTCATGGAGAACATGAAAGCAATGGAGTTACTAATTTCTTTGTATGGTCCACGTATGCTATCctctctttttgtttcaattaaGTTTGAGTACATTCActaattgtgtgtgtgtgtatgcaGAGGCAGAAGAAGGAATCTTGCCTCCTCCCAAACACCGTTCCAGTAACTAATTCAAATGCAACCTCCATAAGCATATCTTAGTTAGTAGACCATTTTAAAAAGCAACCCACCAAGCCATGTAAGGAGAAAATCTGAACACAGTCTACAGCTGATATTCCAACAAGGAGAACATTCAAAAATGGAGCACAGCTGATCAAATGGCTATCACTCCCAGAGTAATCTGCAGGGACTGGAGGCAATAGCAATCTCATAATAAAAAGAATGGTGTGCTCCTGCAAACAATTGAAatcataacaaattaaaataaatggagATAGgccggggggggggggggagaccTTATGCAATAAAGAAGATAAGTAATCTGCTCTTGCACAAAACTAGTAAAAAGTCTATGGCCTACACATTACCTGTATATTCCAACCACGAACCAGAGATGCCCCACAGAGAATGGTAGCAGCAGATATCTTCTCGTCATCAGAACCATTGACTGCAATCTCATATATTTTCTCGAGTTCTGCTAAGCTTCCATCAAATCCATGAGCTTAAATTCAGTTGTATTACCACTGggtaaatttacaaaaaagagCATCTGATATACCtggtaaatttacaaaaaagagCATTTGATATACCTGGCTTCAGGAAAAAGAAGGGTGTAACTGAAGACCAGGTTACAGTCAGGAATTATAATAGTTAACTCGACACCTACCATCTCcagcatatatatgtatatacatatactcTTAAGACACATGCACATGAATGTATGCGTGTACTGGTTATGGTAGGGGCGGAGCCAGCAGAAGGCGAGAGGGGCAAACACCTCCCCCTGGATGGCCAAAAAATTCCTTTGGCCCAGGAAGAGTTTCCCCAGTAGTCCTGGTTGCCCACCCTTCTAGGCCATTATACAattttacctatcaaaaaaaaaacattaccaGCTATATCTCTCAGTCTCAACGGACTAAGCACTCCAGCGCCAGTCAATGTATTTGACACCGAACCACCCATGGCCGATAATACACTCTGGCAATGAGTTTCCTAGCATTACTGGTGCCGGTTAGAGTTATTGGCTTTTCCTAACATTACCGGCAACGCGTTTCCTAACACTGACATGAGTTTGGAAGCGTTTCTAGAATCACAAACGATAACATTGCTAGGTCATGCTGAGCCTTCAGTGTTACTGTGTTAGACTAGTGTATTTGACACCACACTGTTACATGCTCATTAAACACTACATTTAAtaacatttgtttttatttcactG
Coding sequences within it:
- the LOC132170251 gene encoding mediator of RNA polymerase II transcription subunit 33B-like isoform X1 gives rise to the protein MGVSVEASELWEGVLELTKTAQDKKSDALLWAVQLSASLSAAGVGLPSVELAHLMVSYICFGNHVPIAWKFLEKALALKIAPPMLVLSLLSIRVIPNRQNQPGAYRIYMELLKRHAFSFAPPILCPNYQKIMKSIDAVLHLSQIYGLQVCEPGVLLVEFVFSVVWQLLDASLDDEGLLELTPEKKSRWPTRSQDMDIDGHDSFSEKRADRNEGLQKVNTAMAVEMIGEFLQNKVTSRILYLARRNMPSHWGVFIQRMQLLAAESAVLRNSKHISPETLLQLTSDTREVLSRECKTMSGKEFHAVMASGSLISSANQLHGIGCSALWLPIDLFLEDAMDGSQVAATSAVEILTGLVQALQAVNGTTWHDTFLGLWIAALRLVQRERDICEGPVPRLDTCMCMLLSITTLTVANFIEEEESELIDETEHIPINQSKEKQVQGKRRKDLVTSLQLLGDYVGLLTAPQAVSLIANQAAAKAIMFISGLPVSSGYYECVSINDMPMNRSGNMWHLIVEACIARNLLDTSAYFWPGYVNVVRSNQVPRSVPGEALGWSSLMKGSPLTASLISALVATPASSLAELEKIYEIAVNGSDDEKISAATILCGASLVRGWNIQEHTILFIMRLLLPPVPADYSGSDSHLISCAPFLNVLLVGISAVDCVQIFSLHGLVPLLAGALMPICEVFGSCIPNVSWALTTGEELSCHAVFCNAFTLLLKLWRFDQPPVEHVMGDAPPIASQLSPEYLLLVRNSQLSSFGRLPKDQMKSRRLSRFLSFSREPIFIDSFPNLKLWYRQHQECMASILSGLVPGTPVHQIVDTLLDMMFRKINRGGQPLTQTSGTTNSSGSGALDSSVRLKVPAWDILEATPFVLDAALTACAHGRLSPRELATGVKDLADFLPATLATILSYLSAEVTRGIWKPAFMNGTDWPSPAANLSIVEQQIKKILAATGVDVPSLAVGGSSPATLPLPLAALVSLTITYKFDKVTERFLAMIGPALNSLASSCPWPCMPIVASLWAQKIKRWSDFLVFSASHTVFHHNSDAVVQLLKTCFTSTLGLSSSHIYSNGGVGALLGHGIGSQFSAGITPVAPGILYLRVHRSIRDVMFMTEEIVSLLMLSVRDISSNGLPKDKVEKWKKAKYGLRYGQVSLAAAMVRVKLAASLGASLIWISGGSGLVQSLIRETLPSWFLSVHVLGQEVEESGGMISMLGGYALAYFVLLCGTFAWGVDSASTASKRRPRILGAHLEFLARALDGKISLGCDCATWQAYVSGFVSLLVGCTPMWVLEVDVDVLKRLSKGLRQWNEEELALALLGLGGVGAMGAAADLIIEREF